Proteins co-encoded in one Rhodococcus sp. PAMC28707 genomic window:
- a CDS encoding methyltransferase domain-containing protein, with translation MKKPTPYTISARMYDVISFEWPIYRAGRTAAIDLMALPAGSHVLDVGCGTGLNFASLQRRIGPAGSITGVDASPQMLEQARRRATSAGWENVTLISADATALDSVDLGEYVPFDAAISTYALSLMAQWQIALDAMISATRAGGVVAVVDMQKPVGRAELWTPLARLACRLGGSDIDAHPWTAMPTRLDTVQSASVRGGHIQVRVGSVPPM, from the coding sequence ATGAAGAAGCCGACGCCGTACACAATCTCGGCGCGCATGTACGACGTCATTTCTTTCGAGTGGCCGATCTATCGCGCTGGTCGCACGGCAGCGATCGATCTGATGGCTCTTCCAGCGGGCAGTCATGTCCTCGATGTCGGCTGCGGAACCGGCCTCAACTTCGCTTCGCTGCAGCGCCGGATCGGGCCGGCAGGTTCGATCACCGGAGTCGATGCCAGCCCGCAGATGCTCGAGCAGGCCAGACGCCGCGCTACCTCCGCTGGGTGGGAGAACGTGACCCTCATCTCCGCGGACGCCACCGCCCTCGATTCGGTGGACCTGGGAGAATACGTTCCCTTCGATGCGGCTATCAGTACCTACGCGTTGTCGCTGATGGCGCAGTGGCAGATCGCGCTCGATGCGATGATCTCCGCTACCAGGGCAGGGGGAGTCGTGGCCGTCGTAGACATGCAGAAACCCGTCGGACGCGCAGAATTATGGACACCGCTGGCGCGCTTGGCGTGCCGACTCGGTGGATCCGACATCGACGCTCACCCCTGGACTGCAATGCCCACTCGACTCGACACGGTGCAGTCGGCATCGGTGCGCGGCGGTCACATCCAGGTTCGCGTCGGGTCGGTCCCCCCGATGTGA
- a CDS encoding ABC transporter substrate-binding protein, with amino-acid sequence MFSRSHTRRPRKYAFAALVVAASVGLVLSSCAAPSSDAPVAEELSWSEIEQQAQGKTVSLWMYGGDEQGNTYVDNVLTPAAAAAGVTLRRVPVESTTDAVNRILSERQAGVTDGEVDLVWVNGANFGTGQQAGAWLCNWTQHLPNMEYTDPEDPLLSSDFGTPVNNCEAPWHKAQFTLVYNSAAIADPPRTLDEVFDWAEANPGRFTYPAPPDFTGSVFVREALVNQSGGVDKVPAQFDQDTYDSLAPAVFDRLNALAPSLWRGGTTYPQSSSELDDLYAGGQVDMTMTYGPATLPQLVADGTYPPETRILTLDEGTVGNASFLAIPSTSGESAAAQVVANIALSPEQQLAKSEPDVWGQFTVLDTSRLTPEVRAQFEALPASPVLPPYEELSANAHPELAAGWVTPLDEGWRRSVLAGQ; translated from the coding sequence TTGTTTTCTCGATCTCATACCCGTCGACCGAGAAAGTACGCGTTCGCGGCCCTTGTGGTTGCCGCGAGCGTGGGGTTGGTCCTGTCCTCGTGCGCAGCCCCGTCGTCCGACGCGCCGGTCGCCGAGGAACTGTCCTGGAGCGAGATCGAACAGCAAGCGCAGGGGAAAACAGTCTCACTGTGGATGTACGGCGGTGACGAACAGGGCAATACGTACGTCGACAACGTCCTCACCCCCGCCGCCGCAGCCGCAGGGGTCACGCTGCGTCGTGTGCCCGTCGAATCCACCACCGACGCCGTCAACCGGATTCTCTCCGAGCGGCAAGCTGGTGTCACCGATGGAGAGGTCGACCTGGTGTGGGTCAACGGCGCAAATTTCGGGACCGGTCAGCAGGCAGGCGCGTGGCTCTGCAATTGGACACAACATCTACCGAACATGGAGTACACGGACCCCGAGGATCCGCTGCTGAGCAGCGATTTCGGTACGCCGGTGAACAACTGCGAAGCACCCTGGCACAAGGCGCAGTTCACGCTCGTCTACAACTCGGCGGCAATAGCGGACCCGCCCCGCACTTTGGACGAAGTATTCGACTGGGCCGAGGCCAACCCCGGCCGCTTCACTTATCCCGCACCGCCGGATTTCACCGGTTCGGTATTCGTCCGCGAGGCACTGGTGAACCAGTCCGGCGGCGTCGACAAGGTGCCCGCCCAGTTCGATCAGGACACCTACGATTCTCTCGCGCCGGCCGTGTTCGATCGGCTCAACGCCCTTGCACCGTCGCTCTGGCGCGGGGGCACCACATATCCGCAGTCATCGAGCGAACTCGACGACCTGTACGCCGGTGGGCAGGTCGACATGACCATGACCTACGGCCCCGCAACGCTGCCACAACTTGTCGCCGACGGCACCTATCCCCCCGAGACGCGCATCCTGACCCTCGATGAGGGCACCGTCGGTAATGCGAGCTTCCTGGCGATCCCGTCGACGTCGGGGGAGTCCGCGGCAGCGCAGGTCGTCGCCAACATCGCACTGTCACCGGAGCAGCAGCTCGCCAAATCCGAACCAGATGTATGGGGCCAGTTCACAGTGCTGGACACTTCCCGCCTGACACCGGAAGTCAGGGCGCAGTTCGAGGCGCTCCCGGCCTCCCCTGTCCTCCCGCCATACGAGGAACTCTCGGCCAACGCTCATCCCGAACTGGCCGCGGGGTGGGTCACGCCGCTGGACGAGGGGTGGCGGCGATCCGTTCTCGCGGGGCAGTGA
- a CDS encoding CDP-alcohol phosphatidyltransferase family protein gives MIDSYLRRKLEGPLDRCARILDISQVTPDRITAVGLLLGLGSAVAAGLQFWLLALALWILSRLADGLDGPLARRRLRGGGPTSGAGGFFDITADFTVYGTTAVGVAVGASAGYDAPWWPFLLVLLAYYINGTAFLAFSSIAERTSRTLDDGRSLSFLGGLAEGAETIAVHSLWLLFPAVSWQIATVWAAVVAVSSGQRIIAGYRALS, from the coding sequence ATGATCGACAGCTATCTGCGTCGCAAGCTCGAGGGGCCGCTGGATCGGTGTGCACGAATCCTCGACATCAGCCAGGTCACCCCGGACCGAATCACCGCGGTCGGTCTGCTGCTGGGACTGGGCAGCGCAGTGGCCGCTGGGCTGCAGTTCTGGCTACTCGCGTTGGCACTGTGGATCCTCTCGCGCCTTGCCGACGGACTCGACGGACCACTGGCCCGTAGACGACTCCGCGGTGGCGGACCAACCTCCGGTGCAGGCGGGTTCTTCGACATCACAGCGGATTTCACCGTCTACGGGACCACGGCCGTGGGCGTCGCGGTCGGTGCGTCGGCCGGTTACGACGCCCCGTGGTGGCCGTTTCTACTGGTGTTGCTGGCGTACTACATCAACGGCACAGCCTTTCTCGCGTTCTCCTCCATCGCTGAAAGAACGAGCAGAACACTCGACGACGGCCGCTCGCTGTCATTTCTGGGCGGGTTAGCCGAAGGAGCGGAAACGATTGCCGTGCACAGTCTCTGGCTGCTGTTCCCAGCAGTGTCCTGGCAGATCGCAACGGTATGGGCGGCGGTGGTAGCGGTCAGTTCGGGTCAACGCATCATTGCCGGCTACCGCGCTCTCTCCTGA
- a CDS encoding TVP38/TMEM64 family protein: protein MNQDPRPARSRSTAIKLAAAAAVIMVVVIVAATVDLPDPESIRTLVADAGAWGIVAFVILYVVLSATPFPASALTIASGLLFGLAVGATVVVVAATGGAYVGYWAARALGRGSVARSEWGKLRRLDAMLGRRGLMSVFIVRLIPVFPFSVVNYAAGISAVGQRDYLLGTAVGIIPATVGFTALGAYGTSPLSWPFAAALVAVLVIGVGSSLAAKRFALKSDPEPNGPHLDGIAAP, encoded by the coding sequence GTGAATCAGGACCCCCGACCGGCACGTAGCCGCTCCACCGCGATCAAGCTGGCAGCTGCTGCCGCCGTGATCATGGTGGTCGTCATCGTGGCCGCGACTGTGGACCTTCCGGACCCGGAGTCGATCCGAACCCTGGTCGCGGACGCAGGTGCGTGGGGGATCGTTGCGTTCGTAATTCTGTATGTCGTGCTGTCGGCGACGCCGTTCCCAGCGAGCGCCCTCACCATCGCTTCCGGATTGCTGTTCGGGTTGGCGGTCGGTGCAACGGTGGTGGTCGTGGCTGCAACGGGAGGCGCCTATGTGGGTTATTGGGCGGCGCGTGCGCTCGGCCGTGGATCGGTTGCACGCTCGGAGTGGGGCAAGCTCCGCAGGCTGGACGCCATGCTCGGGCGACGCGGTTTGATGTCGGTGTTCATCGTCCGCTTGATCCCAGTGTTCCCATTTTCGGTCGTCAACTATGCGGCGGGTATCAGCGCCGTGGGCCAGCGTGATTACCTGCTCGGCACGGCGGTCGGCATCATCCCGGCCACTGTCGGTTTCACCGCCCTCGGCGCGTACGGAACCTCTCCGCTGTCCTGGCCGTTCGCCGCTGCGCTGGTGGCCGTCCTCGTGATCGGCGTCGGGTCGTCGTTAGCTGCCAAACGTTTCGCCCTGAAGAGTGATCCGGAACCCAACGGCCCACATCTCGACGGCATCGCGGCCCCATGA
- a CDS encoding MFS transporter, translating to MSVDDRTRSGGPDPDAAPTGLKKVVAASMAGTIVEWYEFFLYGTAATLVFSKIFFAAGTSELDAILAAFVTYAVGFVARPLGGIVFGHYGDKYGRKKLLQFSLVLVGGATFLMGCLPTFSQIGYWAPALLVALRFIQGFAVGGEWGGAVLLVAEHSPNKSRGFWASWPQAGVPAGNLLATVVLLVLTTTLSDAAFLSWGWRVAFWLSAVIVFVGYYIRTKVTDAPIFLEAQKQAEVIKAASYGVFEVVKRYPRGVLTAMGLRFGENVMYYLVVTFTITYLKVEVGTDTQTILWWMLAAHAVHFAVIPLVGRLADRIGRRPVYLFGALTAGTWGFFAFPMFNSGHNAVIMLAIIIGLVFHAFMYATQPAIMAEMFPTRMRYSGVSLGYQVTSIVAGSLAPIIAVFLLNRYGSSVPIAWYLAGACTITLVAVIAARETKGLSLESIDIEDAKNLATESELAKAGLK from the coding sequence ATGAGCGTTGACGATCGAACACGATCCGGCGGTCCAGACCCGGACGCAGCCCCGACCGGGCTCAAGAAGGTCGTCGCAGCGTCGATGGCAGGCACGATCGTCGAGTGGTACGAGTTCTTCCTCTACGGCACCGCAGCGACGCTGGTGTTCTCGAAGATCTTCTTCGCAGCCGGCACCAGCGAACTCGATGCCATTCTCGCTGCATTCGTCACCTACGCCGTCGGATTCGTGGCTCGCCCGCTCGGCGGTATCGTCTTCGGTCACTACGGGGACAAGTACGGCCGAAAGAAGTTACTGCAGTTCAGTCTGGTGCTCGTCGGCGGAGCAACGTTCCTCATGGGATGCCTCCCCACCTTCAGCCAGATCGGCTACTGGGCTCCCGCACTTCTCGTGGCGCTTCGATTCATCCAGGGCTTCGCAGTCGGTGGCGAATGGGGTGGCGCGGTTCTGCTTGTGGCAGAACACAGTCCGAACAAGAGCCGCGGATTCTGGGCCAGCTGGCCACAGGCCGGGGTCCCCGCCGGAAACCTACTCGCCACCGTCGTACTCCTCGTGCTGACCACCACGCTGTCCGACGCGGCATTCCTCAGCTGGGGATGGCGTGTCGCGTTCTGGCTCTCCGCCGTCATCGTCTTCGTCGGCTACTACATCCGCACCAAGGTCACCGACGCCCCGATCTTCCTCGAGGCACAGAAGCAGGCCGAGGTCATCAAGGCCGCGTCGTACGGCGTGTTCGAGGTCGTGAAGCGTTACCCGCGTGGCGTTCTCACCGCAATGGGTCTTCGATTCGGCGAAAACGTCATGTACTACCTCGTCGTCACATTCACAATCACCTACCTCAAAGTCGAGGTCGGCACCGACACCCAGACGATCCTGTGGTGGATGCTCGCAGCTCATGCCGTCCACTTCGCCGTCATTCCGCTGGTAGGACGTCTAGCCGATCGTATCGGTCGACGCCCGGTCTACCTGTTCGGTGCACTGACCGCCGGCACGTGGGGCTTTTTCGCATTCCCGATGTTCAACAGCGGGCACAACGCCGTCATCATGCTCGCCATCATCATCGGCCTGGTCTTCCACGCCTTCATGTACGCCACCCAGCCGGCGATCATGGCCGAAATGTTCCCGACGCGTATGCGGTACTCCGGCGTCTCCCTCGGCTATCAGGTGACCTCGATCGTTGCCGGCTCGCTGGCTCCGATCATCGCGGTGTTCTTGCTGAACAGGTACGGATCCTCGGTGCCGATTGCGTGGTACCTGGCCGGTGCGTGCACTATCACGTTGGTTGCGGTCATCGCTGCCCGTGAGACCAAGGGTCTTTCGCTGGAGTCGATCGATATCGAAGACGCCAAAAACCTTGCAACGGAGTCGGAATTGGCCAAAGCAGGACTGAAGTGA
- a CDS encoding 3-hydroxybutyrate dehydrogenase, protein MTDLTGRSALVTGGAGGIGAACARMLADRGARVTIADVDEVAAKELASELHGESWAVDLTDVAALENLTLDTDILINNAGIQTVSPIVDFDPAAFRRIQTLMVEAPFLLVRAALPHMYSRGFGRIVNISSVHGLRASAFKVAYVTAKHGLEGLSKVTALEGGPHGVTSNCVNPGYVRTPLVEKQVTDQAAAHGIPEDEVLQQVMLAESAIKRLVEPSEVASLVGWLTSADAGMVTGASYAMDGGWSAK, encoded by the coding sequence GTGACGGACCTGACCGGACGGTCTGCGCTCGTCACCGGCGGGGCAGGCGGCATCGGTGCAGCGTGTGCCCGAATGCTCGCAGATCGGGGCGCGAGAGTCACCATCGCCGACGTCGACGAAGTGGCGGCGAAGGAGCTGGCATCGGAACTGCACGGGGAGTCGTGGGCGGTGGACCTGACGGACGTCGCGGCTCTGGAGAACCTCACGCTCGACACCGACATTCTGATCAACAACGCCGGCATCCAGACCGTCTCACCGATAGTCGATTTCGATCCAGCAGCATTTCGTCGGATTCAGACGCTGATGGTCGAAGCACCCTTCCTTCTCGTCCGAGCTGCGTTGCCGCACATGTACTCTCGCGGTTTCGGCCGAATCGTGAATATATCCTCTGTGCACGGCTTACGTGCCTCGGCATTCAAAGTCGCCTATGTCACGGCCAAACACGGCCTCGAAGGACTCTCGAAAGTCACCGCGCTCGAAGGTGGCCCGCACGGAGTGACGAGCAACTGCGTCAATCCGGGCTACGTCCGAACCCCATTGGTCGAGAAACAAGTCACCGACCAGGCTGCCGCGCATGGCATTCCGGAAGACGAGGTGCTCCAACAGGTCATGCTGGCCGAGAGCGCGATCAAACGGCTCGTCGAACCGTCCGAGGTTGCCTCGTTGGTCGGATGGCTTACGTCCGCGGACGCGGGCATGGTCACCGGTGCGTCCTACGCCATGGATGGTGGGTGGTCGGCGAAGTAG
- a CDS encoding LysR family transcriptional regulator: MAKIAGPVCKNADMTRDQPGPSADDLLVLLAVERSGRFSSAANELGVNHTTISRRIATLEAGLGGRVLIRAGGGWELTELGRGALRAAESVEAAMRSLESGDEPGQIEGVVRLSATDGFSAYIAAPAAARVQRQHPKVAVEIVAVTRRASQQRSGLDIEIVVGEPQLHRAQAIRLGDYRLGLYASRDYLVDYGTPGTVDDLADHPLVYFIDSMLQVDDLDLAPNFTPTMRESVSSTNVFVHVEATRASAGIGLLPCFMADRHGDLVRILDDTVATRLSYWLVTRQESLRRPEVSAVVDAIRAVVVEQRAELLGEN; encoded by the coding sequence ATGGCCAAGATTGCAGGCCCAGTCTGCAAAAATGCAGATATGACACGTGATCAGCCCGGTCCGAGTGCAGACGACCTATTAGTGCTGCTCGCTGTGGAGCGCAGCGGAAGATTCAGCTCCGCAGCCAACGAACTGGGCGTCAACCACACCACCATCTCGAGGAGAATCGCGACGCTCGAAGCCGGTCTCGGCGGCCGCGTGCTCATCCGGGCAGGCGGCGGGTGGGAACTCACCGAGCTGGGACGCGGCGCCCTCCGCGCGGCCGAGAGCGTCGAAGCGGCGATGAGATCACTCGAAAGCGGGGATGAACCTGGACAGATCGAAGGCGTCGTCCGACTCTCGGCGACCGACGGATTCAGCGCATACATCGCAGCTCCAGCGGCCGCTCGCGTGCAGCGCCAGCACCCGAAAGTGGCGGTGGAAATCGTCGCGGTCACTCGTCGCGCGTCCCAGCAGCGGTCCGGTTTGGATATCGAGATCGTCGTCGGTGAACCGCAGTTGCATCGCGCGCAGGCCATCAGGCTCGGGGACTACCGTCTCGGCCTCTACGCGTCGAGGGATTACCTTGTGGATTACGGAACACCGGGTACCGTCGACGACCTCGCCGACCATCCGCTGGTGTATTTCATCGACTCGATGCTCCAGGTCGACGACCTAGATCTCGCGCCCAACTTCACCCCGACCATGCGTGAATCGGTCTCCTCGACCAACGTCTTCGTGCACGTCGAAGCCACCCGGGCATCGGCAGGCATCGGCCTGCTGCCGTGCTTCATGGCAGATCGGCACGGGGACCTCGTCAGGATTCTGGATGACACCGTCGCCACACGACTGTCCTACTGGCTCGTCACCCGGCAGGAATCGCTGCGGCGGCCCGAGGTATCTGCAGTAGTCGACGCGATCCGCGCGGTGGTAGTCGAGCAGCGAGCGGAGTTATTGGGGGAGAATTGA
- a CDS encoding sigma-70 family RNA polymerase sigma factor, giving the protein MPEIESDAVNDAQARNFRLYVEPEIEVLLRVAATLTRPSQAEDLVQETLIRAWRSVDSFDGRHPRAWLLTILRNTNMNMHRRQRPDTFAELGDYLSTRPAFGVEELGTEERVMTSILSDDLERAVGSLDPKFRTVLLLIDVDQLTYAEAANVLDVPVGTVMSRLSRARDRVRRRLRPTFAAATGKGKP; this is encoded by the coding sequence GTGCCCGAAATCGAATCCGACGCCGTCAACGACGCTCAGGCACGTAATTTTCGTCTGTACGTCGAACCGGAGATCGAGGTGCTCTTGCGCGTTGCCGCCACGTTGACTCGGCCCTCGCAAGCCGAGGACCTCGTGCAGGAGACGCTCATACGTGCGTGGCGCAGCGTCGACAGCTTCGACGGGCGCCACCCTCGGGCCTGGTTGCTGACCATTCTGCGCAACACCAACATGAATATGCACCGACGGCAGCGGCCGGACACATTCGCCGAGCTCGGCGACTACCTGTCCACCCGGCCGGCGTTCGGTGTCGAGGAACTCGGAACCGAGGAGAGAGTCATGACATCCATCTTGTCCGACGACCTCGAGCGGGCAGTCGGGTCGCTGGACCCGAAATTCCGGACGGTTCTGTTACTGATCGACGTCGATCAACTTACCTACGCCGAGGCCGCGAACGTTCTGGACGTCCCGGTCGGAACGGTGATGTCCCGATTGAGCCGAGCCCGTGATCGGGTTCGACGTCGGCTACGTCCCACATTCGCCGCTGCCACCGGAAAGGGAAAGCCATGA
- a CDS encoding ABC transporter permease subunit translates to MSQRKVRSTLWVLPAVIPVLLVVGGGLGAALLQSLGLMPLVGRPALTLDAYSALGGDLWSSLALTLAVATVSTLLATFIGLAAASTVLSGNRTVLIAAALTLAVPHLIGAAAMGLLLADSGLLPRVFGLTDGGWSELVGGRWWIAVALEYAWKESAFVAIVVAGTLATRVAGFDETAATLGAGRWARFRLVTLPLLRPALAASAAITFTYTVGSYEVARILGRPYPEPLSVMAIRLFTSIDLAARPQAAAAAMVAAALAIVVAAVALNYLRRSAVWK, encoded by the coding sequence GTGAGCCAGCGAAAGGTACGCAGCACCCTCTGGGTGCTTCCAGCGGTGATTCCGGTTTTACTGGTGGTCGGCGGTGGCCTCGGAGCTGCCCTGCTGCAGAGTCTCGGTCTGATGCCTCTGGTGGGACGGCCCGCACTCACCCTCGATGCCTACTCTGCCCTCGGTGGAGATCTCTGGAGTTCTCTCGCGCTTACTCTTGCCGTCGCGACAGTCTCGACTTTGCTGGCTACATTCATCGGTCTTGCAGCGGCATCGACGGTGCTGTCCGGTAACCGAACGGTGTTGATCGCCGCGGCGCTGACGTTGGCCGTACCCCATCTGATCGGTGCGGCCGCCATGGGTTTGCTGCTCGCCGACTCAGGACTACTCCCACGCGTCTTCGGGCTCACCGACGGCGGATGGTCGGAGCTTGTCGGTGGACGCTGGTGGATTGCCGTCGCACTCGAATACGCGTGGAAGGAATCGGCTTTCGTCGCCATCGTCGTGGCCGGCACCCTGGCAACTCGGGTGGCAGGATTCGACGAGACAGCGGCCACTCTCGGTGCGGGACGATGGGCACGCTTCCGCTTGGTCACGCTGCCGCTGCTGCGGCCGGCTCTGGCAGCGTCGGCTGCGATAACCTTCACCTACACCGTCGGGTCCTACGAAGTAGCCCGAATTCTCGGTCGACCCTATCCGGAACCATTGTCCGTCATGGCAATTCGATTGTTCACCTCCATCGACCTCGCTGCCCGTCCCCAAGCTGCGGCCGCTGCGATGGTTGCCGCCGCACTGGCGATTGTCGTGGCCGCGGTCGCGCTCAACTATCTCCGCAGATCGGCGGTCTGGAAATGA
- a CDS encoding zf-HC2 domain-containing protein — MMKTARMMLTCHWSARRLQRYLDADPSGRLDPTEVRRIEAHLAVCARCRAAEGEFRQIDTALSRWTVRTVPDEKSVEHARKFVDRLTRGDMT; from the coding sequence ATGATGAAGACCGCGCGGATGATGCTCACCTGCCATTGGTCGGCTCGACGATTGCAGCGTTATCTCGACGCCGACCCGTCGGGCCGCCTCGATCCCACCGAAGTGCGCAGGATCGAGGCGCACCTTGCCGTGTGCGCCAGATGCCGGGCCGCCGAGGGCGAGTTCCGTCAGATCGATACGGCGTTGTCCAGGTGGACGGTACGGACGGTCCCCGACGAGAAGAGCGTCGAGCATGCTCGAAAATTCGTGGATCGACTTACCCGAGGTGACATGACATGA
- a CDS encoding FAD-dependent oxidoreductase — MSSMPTEADVLVVGGGTAGIVAAKTAAGFGVRVVLIERERPGGDCLWTGCVPSKALLAAASTAATIRDARYFGIDAGEPRVDFPRVMAHVSRAIAEIAPIDSPEALTEAGVTVVAGDAVFTGPGTVAVGSGSLRFGQAIITTGASPSIPPISGLDSTDYLTSETLWSLTSLPERLLIIGAGTVGCEMAQAFARLDSIVTLVGRAETILPREDASASAVLSAALTGEGVHILTSTTVTRIDDGEAITDSGLTCTFDEVLVATGRTPRTTGLGLDAAGVSLKERGYVVVDDHLRTTNPRIWAAGDLTGHPQFTHVAGMHGSLAASNAVLGVLRKIDKTGTPRVTFTDPEIASAGIDVRTAKRIPGLRLQTLGHEDVDRAVTEGKTTGFTTLVLDGKRRIVGASVVGPRAGETIGELILAVRQGLRTRDLAGATHPYPTYNDGPWNAAVGDVRSQLSTPVVSRALNTLAKARVRWIVRRERGSRQ; from the coding sequence ATGAGTTCGATGCCGACCGAAGCCGATGTTCTCGTGGTGGGCGGCGGAACAGCAGGCATCGTTGCAGCCAAGACTGCTGCTGGCTTCGGCGTGCGCGTCGTACTGATCGAGCGGGAGCGGCCCGGCGGTGATTGCCTGTGGACCGGGTGCGTGCCGTCCAAGGCATTACTCGCGGCGGCATCGACAGCTGCCACGATCCGGGACGCGCGCTACTTCGGGATCGACGCCGGCGAGCCGCGCGTGGACTTTCCCCGTGTCATGGCGCACGTTTCCCGCGCCATCGCTGAGATCGCCCCGATCGATTCTCCGGAAGCGCTCACCGAAGCGGGGGTGACCGTCGTCGCCGGTGATGCCGTGTTCACCGGACCCGGCACCGTGGCCGTCGGATCGGGGTCCTTGCGTTTCGGCCAAGCCATCATCACCACCGGTGCCAGTCCATCGATACCGCCGATCTCAGGATTGGACTCGACGGACTACCTCACCAGCGAGACACTGTGGTCCCTGACCTCGCTGCCGGAACGACTACTCATCATCGGGGCCGGCACCGTCGGCTGCGAAATGGCTCAGGCCTTTGCCCGACTCGACTCGATTGTCACCCTCGTCGGTCGGGCCGAGACCATTCTTCCGAGGGAGGACGCCTCGGCATCGGCAGTACTGTCCGCAGCGCTCACCGGCGAGGGAGTACACATTCTGACCTCTACGACGGTAACCCGAATCGACGACGGGGAGGCCATCACCGATTCCGGTCTCACGTGTACGTTCGACGAAGTCCTCGTCGCCACCGGACGTACTCCTCGAACCACGGGGTTGGGCCTGGACGCCGCCGGGGTGTCATTGAAAGAGCGCGGTTACGTCGTGGTCGACGATCATCTCCGCACCACTAATCCCCGCATCTGGGCCGCCGGAGATCTGACCGGTCACCCACAGTTCACTCACGTGGCAGGGATGCACGGCAGCCTCGCGGCGAGCAACGCCGTACTCGGTGTGCTCCGAAAGATCGACAAGACCGGCACTCCGCGCGTCACCTTCACCGATCCCGAAATCGCCTCTGCTGGAATCGATGTGCGCACAGCGAAGCGTATCCCCGGGTTGCGATTGCAGACACTCGGGCACGAAGACGTCGACCGCGCGGTCACCGAGGGCAAAACCACCGGCTTCACGACGCTGGTACTCGACGGCAAGCGCCGCATCGTCGGTGCCAGCGTGGTGGGGCCACGGGCGGGCGAAACCATCGGCGAACTGATTCTCGCCGTCAGGCAGGGCCTGCGCACTCGCGATCTCGCGGGTGCCACCCACCCGTATCCGACGTACAACGACGGGCCGTGGAACGCTGCGGTCGGCGACGTCCGTTCGCAGTTGAGCACTCCCGTCGTATCGCGAGCGCTGAACACCCTCGCGAAGGCCCGAGTTAGGTGGATCGTCAGGAGAGAGCGCGGTAGCCGGCAATGA